The genomic interval AATATAGCAAGGATGGGAAAAACGTCCTCCTTTCTGGCTTTAACAGCGATGGGGCGGTTCTCCTGTGGGGCGTCCAAGCCCGCACACTTTCCAGCGCTGTCCAAGCCCACACACGCGAAATGTTGGTGGCAACGTTCAGCCCAGATAGCAAGCACCTTCTTTTCGGTGGGGCGTCACGCAGTGTCGGATTCTGGGATACAGAGAGCAACGACGCGCTCAACACCACCAAGCAAATTCCCGATGTGTTTGCTGGCGGCTCCTCTGAGAATCAGACCGCTGCGCTGATTGCCCCTGATGGTAGCTTTGGTGCCGCTGTCAGCGGTTACGATGTCCAGCTTTTTGACCCCAAAACCGGCGCTAAAGGGATCACCCTAAAGAGCGGCAGCCGTTTCGTCGGAGTCACCCTCGCTATCAGCCCGGACAGCACCCTCATTGCCTTTGGGTTGGATGATGGGATTCGCATCTATGAGGCAAAGACGGGCAGCTTGTTAGCCACGCTCGTTGGGCATACAGCGTCGGTGCGTTCGCTCGCCTTCAGCCCCGATCAGACGATGTTGGCATCGGCAAGCTATGACGGCACCGTGCGTATCTGGCGGGTGAAGTAGAGGCGGACTACGGCGCGAAACGGTTGAGCAAAGGATAACCACCTCGGTGAGGGTTGCCACCCCTTCTCCTGTACGCAGGGGAAGGGGTGGCGGTCAGGGAGTCTTCTCCGCCCTCACCCCTCCAACACCATCACCGTTTCTTCCACTAACTTCACCCACGAAAACCGCTCCAACCCATGTTGTGTGCGAGCGGCAAGGCGTTCAATCCGCCCTTCGTGAAAGGCTTTTCCCAGTGTCTCCCGCAGGGCATCTCCATTCGGGTGCGGCACAAGCCAGCCGTTCACCCCATCACGGATGATCTCTGGATTTCCACCCCGATCACTCGCAATCACCGGCGTCCCCATTTGAAGCGCCTCTAAAATCGTGTGTGATAGCCCTTCATAACCGGAATAAAGTGCCAGATAATCCGCCGCCCGCAGGTAGAGCGGTATTTTCTCACGGGGGAGCGCCCCAACAAATTGAATACGAGTGTTCACCCCCCACTGGTGAACCAATCCCCGTAAGCGGGGCATGTCCGGTCCTTCTCCAGCGACGACCAAAATGACCTTATGAACATCGCTTAGGGCAGTGATTAGGTGATCAATGCCCTTCCATGCCGTTAGACGCGCCGCCGTGAACAAATAGTGTCCATCGCCTGACCACCCTAGTGCTGACCGTGCCTCGCGTTTCGTCGCGCTCAACGCCGCTGGTGATCCCTCCAATGCATTGTAAATAACCTGTACTTTATCCGCTGCCACCCCCCACCCAGTGACCATCCGCCCCAAGTAGGCACTCGGCACGATGATCCGATCCATCGCCACCGCGTCTCGGCTGCGCAGCGTTTTATATGCCTCTACACGGGGTGCGTAGGCGCGCGTCTGAAAGGCATCGACATCCTCATCGGGCGGCAGCCACCCCCGCGTGACAGAGCGTTCCCACGCATAGTCCCCAACGATCTTCATCACCGTTCGCTTGGGCGGTTCACTCAGACGGGGCAAGCCAAAGGTGTTCAGGTAGATCACATCTGCCCATCGCGCCAAGCGCTGGTAGGCAAGGGCATAGCGCAGCCAGCGGATCGGCGTCCCCACAAGGGGCAGTCGCCCAAAGGGGATACGTTGGACGGGGTACGGGTAGCCGCTGCTTGGGGCGTTTCCATAGCTTAGCACGCGCACGCTGTGTCCGCGCTGTTGCAGTTCCGGCAGCAGACGGTAAAGATAGGTGGCGGGTCCGCCCGGATCAGGGTGAAAAATGCCAGAGGCGACGAGAATATTCACGAGTGCAGTACCCTTTGAAAATGTTGTAGACTGCCCTATTGTCCTACCGGAAACACGGCTGATCTCAGCCTATTGGTTCAGCGGGAGGGCAGGCGGACGCCCTATCGGGCATCCCTACACAAAATGCGGCGATCTTCTCACGAGAGAGGATGCTAGGTGAGGACATTACCCCCCACCTCCCAACGCCACACGCACCATACAGGGCGGTAGATAACTGCTGGTTTGGTCAACCACCGTCAGCGTAAGCCAATAAACGCCCGGCGCAAAGAGGCTCGTATCCACCGTCCCCAAAATCCCCGCCGAAACAGGCGTCGGACTCGTCCCCACATTCCAAAGTTGGTCGCCCCCCTCTGTGCTGAGTTCGATCTTGTAGAAGGCGAAATTAGGCATGATCGCCTCGCCATAAAGAATTAGCGTCCCGCGTACCGTTGATCCCGGACGCGGGCTGTAGAGTTTCGCCCCCGCCGTTGTGCAGTGTTGGACATTCACCCCCGGCAGGATGCCCCCCATCTCTGGCGAGGGGATCGGCGGCAGAGGCGTTGCCGTTGGGACGCGGAAAAAACGCGGCGGCAGGGCGATCACCGCGCCGGCACGCAGCCGCCCATCACCTAAGCAGTTCCCTTCCACAAGCACCGTCATGCTCACCCCCGCCCGTGCCGCCAACCCAAAGAGGGTATCCCCCGCCCGCACAATGTATGCCGCCCATCCGGGGGGCGTTTGGCAAGGCGTGGCGTTTGCCCCCATCGCGATAGGGAGCGTTGGCGTGGCGGGCAGCAAGCTGGCAATGATCAACGGCGGAAAGGTGGGCGTCAGCGGGACTGCCGTCGGAAAGCGTATACCCACTGTCGGCGTCGCGGTGGGAATCGCTGTGGGGGTTCGGCTCTCAGGCGGCGTAGCCGTTATCGTGTCTGAGGGGCGTAGTGTCGCAGCGATGGTACGGCTCGCCGTTGCGCTTGGTTGGCGGCTTGGCGATGCACTGACCCGCGCCGTTCCCGTCGCTGTCGCTGTCGCCGTGAAGGTGCGCGTAATGCTGGCGGTGGGAGACTGTCCCTGTGTTGGGCGTGTCGTCACCGTGAATGTGGCGAAGGGACGCCCCATCGCAGAGGGGGCAATAGTCTGGCTCGCCGTCGGGGGTGGCGTTGGGCTTGCCGAAGGGCGCGTGGCGGTTGCCGTTGCTGTCGCCGGATTCGTTGGCGAGGCAGTTCCCCTTGATGGGGCAATTTCAGTGGGTGTTCTTGTTGGCATCTCTGTAGGCATTTCGAGAGTGACCGCTGCGGCGCTCACCGTCGTCCCCGCCATACCCATTGCGGGCGTCGTTGTTGGGCGTGCCGTCTGGCTGATCGTCAGCAGCAGCCCAAACGCCAGCGCCAACCCCAACGTGCCAATCACAATCAGGGCGATCAGAACTTCTCCGCTCAGGTCACGACGCATGTACCGCCTGTCCCGCGAGGGGCAGCGCCACCAAGAAGGTGCTGCTCTCCCCCGCTTTACTCTCCAACCACAACCGCCCCTGATGTGCCTCTGTCAGCGCTTTCGCTACGGATAAGCCTACGCCAGTATCGCCTAACCCTTTCACCAGCGGCATATCGGCGCGGTGGAAGCGGCTGAACACGCGCCCCTGATCGTCCTGAGCAACACCGCCGCCAGTATCTTGCACGGCGATCAGGATCACGTCGCTGAGGGTCGGGGTTGTCTCTCCCGCCCCGTTTCGCCCCTGTCCGCCCTCTAGCGGCTGCTGTGCAAGTGCTGCCTTCACCGTGACCTCGCTATCCGTCGGACTGGCGCGGTAGGCATTGGAGAGCAGTTCGACAATCACCTGTGTCAGCGCCCCGCGATCCCCCCGTAGCGGCGGAATTGCCTCTGCCAAATCGAGATTCAGGGTGATTCCCTTCTCGCGGAACTGTGTCCGTGTGTTCGTGATCGCCACCTCAATGATTTCATTCATATCAATGGCGTCTTCTTTCAGCCGCAGTTGACCAGTATCAATGGCGACAACCCGCACGAAATCTTCGATCAGCGTCGCCAAGCGATCCCCGTTCGCCTTCACCCGCTGAAGGAACTGCCGCTGAAGCTCGCCCAAAATGCCCACCGTCTCGCCAAGCAGCAGATCGATGTAGGCGGTGATCGCGTTCAGCGGCGTGCGCAGTTCTTGGGCAACGCTCAACAAGACGGCGGCGGTTTCCTCGTCCAGCGCCCCGCCTTCTGCCTTGCCCGCCTCGGCGGGTTGATGCTTCATCTGCCGTTCAACCTTCTCCCGCAGCGCCGTCACCATCTTTTGGGTGTTCAGCAGCTTATGCTCAAGCTCGCTGCGTTCCTCGGTCAGATGGTCAATCATCTTCTTCAACGCCCCAACGCCATCCGCCCCAAGCTGGTTCAGCAGTTCGCGGTTGCCTTCGATGCGTGCCGCCAGTTGATCGCGTTCGGTTTGGAGTGCCTGCCGTGCCGCCATCAGCCGATCCCGATCCCCAATCAGGACGGATTTTTCAGTCAACGTCTGATTCAGATCGTGATAAACGCGGTTGCGATCCACAATGGCGGCGTCAAGGTCTGCCTTCAGCGCGTCAAGTTCCGCTGCCATTGCCATCCGCTCCGCCTCCCAATTGACGGGTGCATGGCTCAACACATCGCGCTGCCGCATGAGGACTTCGCCATCTTGCGCCATCCGCTTCAGGGCGTTTTCCAGCGTGGCAATGCGGGCGTCGCGCTCTTTCTCCCGCACGATGCGATCTTTGAACTTATTGAACTCGCCAATCAGTAGGTTACGCTCCCGAATGGCGCGTTCAGCCGCCTCTTTGTAGCGCCCCCGTTCCTCACTGATCTGCATGATTGTCCCCACCAGCCCACCCTGTGGGACATCTATACCCAAGCCCGCAAGCTGTGCGTTCACCTCCATCAGACTGCGGCGCAGGTGATCGCGTTCTATCGTCAGGCGTGATTTTTCTTCGGAAAGGCGGGTGAGCATGTCTTTCAAGACAGCAGGCGCGGCAACTTCCCCTTTGTTATGGCTGCGCACGGCGGCAAGTTCGCCTTCTAGCTGCTCTTTCATCATGTAGAGTTCGTCGCGCTCTTGGGTGAGCAGTTCAATCGCCGTTTTGTAAAGTTCTTCCTCCCCCCCGCCGCTGACCGTCGCCAACTGGGTTTGCGCCTCTTGAAGTGCCTGCATCAGCCGCTCACGCTCTGCCTCAAGCGTGCTGCGCTCTACTTGGATACGCTCCATCCGCTGCGAAATAGACAGCCCTTCGGGGTCGCTGGCGGCGATCTCACTGAGTCGGCTGCGCTCAAAATCAAGTTCAATTTGCAGTTCGCGGACTTTCCCGCTTAGGGCGTTGATCTGGGCGCGGGCGCTCTCTAGGGATTGCTGCATCCCCAAACGGGCGGCGCTTGGCGCTTCGGCGGGGAGGGCGCTCTCTCCGCTTGGGGGCTGCCGTGCCTCGATCACCGCACGGCGGGCGGCGCGGCTAATGCCGACCATCCGCGCCGCAATCGGCGCAAGCGAATCGAGCAGGCGCTTTTCATTCTGACGTAAATCGCGCTGTGTATAGGGCATTGCCACCAGCAGCGCCCCGATGATTTCCCCGTCGCGGGTCAGTGGTTGAAAGTACACCGGACCCATCGTTTGAATATCCAAACGGGAATAGACATCGGTAATTTCGCTTAGGCTGATCGCCGCTGTGAGCATCCGCTGCGAGCGCTCTATAAGCGCCGTCTGAAGGGTGGGCTGTTCGTCCAGTTTGAACGCCATCGCCGCGATATGGCGGTTTTTGCTGGCGTCATAGGCAGCGATCACATCGGCGTAATCGCGTTCTTCCACCACCAGCAAAGCGCAAACATCCGCCTTCAACAGCGAACAAGCGGCGATAACCACTTGGCGGGGGAGGTCTTCCGGCGCTTCGCGCTCCAAAATGACGCCAATCGTTCGCAGCAGCGTCATCGATTCGCGTTCTTGGGTGGTGTCCACAAGATTATTCGAGATCGTCGTCAGGGTGGAAACAGTTGCCTCCGCCGCTCGTTCGTGGATTGCCATCGTCAGGCGCTCCACAACCATGCGGTAGATAGCCACCGGCAAAAGCGGCATGGCGGCAAGGAAGGCAAGGCGGATCGCGCCGGAATCATCGCCGCTTACGGGGACGCCACCGCTCAGGCTGATCAGGGTATAGAGGTAGCCGGCGAGGATGATCGCAAAAAACAAGACTTTTAGCGGCGCATCAGGCGTTTTCCGAAAGCGCCACAGAATGGCAAGCGTGAACAATCCCGCCAGCGCCGCCGTCGTCGCCGTCCATAAAATACCCGCCGAACTGGGCGTGAAGGCTAGTCCCTCACGGTAGCGGTTGTACCATTGGGCTGCCGTCAGACCGTAGCCAAAACAAACCCCAACCAGCACAGTGAGCGTAAAAATATGGACACCCATGTGTCGGGCGGTGGGCGTTTCCGGCTCGTCTACCAAGGCGTTTGGGGGAAGCGCCGAAGGGACATGCAACGATTCCCTATCGGCAACAAGGAACACCCACCCCACCAACGCCACCACCAAGGCTCCCACCGCCCGATCCAACGGCGGCATCACCGCCCCGGAGGGTGTGTTTGTCAGCAAGACGACGACTGCCCCTACCATTAGCAGTAGCCATGCCACCGCTACTCCCCCCGCCGCCAGCGCATAGCGCCCCGCCGCTTTTTCCATCGTACTGCGCATCCGCTGCCCAAGCGCCATGAAAAGCGCCGCACAGCTTAGGACGATCACCGACATAAAATACAGCAAGACAACTGACGGTTCGGCAAAGAGCGTCAGCACGTTTGGCGCCACAATTGTTTTCCCTTCTGGTGTCCTCGCGGGCAGATTACGGGTGGTTTCAAACCAATTTAATGGTAGTATAGCACAAGTGTACCGATGGCTCGCCGCCGTTCCCGTTTGAATCAGGTTTCACTATGAAGGATGCGACGCAGTGGACGATCCAAATAACGAATTTTTCGATCTCTTAGGGGTTGAACCCGGTGCGCTGACGATCACCGCCGTCACTATCAGCGGGTGGGGGACCGAACTCACCATTGATGGCGAGTATGAGGGCGACCAACCTTTTCAGTGTCTTTTCGAGGAAGTGAGCAGCCTTCAATGGGATGCCTACCATGAACCAGATGACAACGAGACGACAGTCAGCGTTGTTGGGGTGTTCGTTGGGGAGGACGATCATCGGGCGGCGGCGCTCGTCTATACCGATCTATTTGAACTTTCTATCTTGTACGGAACGCTTTCGGTGGTGAAGCTATGACCATGACTCGTTTTCGCTTGTGCCTGATTGTAATCGTCGTGATCGCCCTGCTTGTCAGTGGGGCTGCCTTTCCCTCTGCTCATGCCGCGTCATGTACGGCATCTGTTGGTGAGGAACTCGTCATTCCTAGCCCTCGCGGGACGGGAACACACACCTGTATGATCAGCGGGGCGCTTGAGAGCGTTCTCCCGGTGTGCAGCCGCTGCACAAAAATCACGCTCAGCGAGGGGATGCTCACCCTAACCTATGACCTCCCTGAAGCGGCGACGGTGACGGCGTGGGTCTACCCCGAATATACCCCCGAACCCGCCGATCAGGTCTACTATACGGCGGTCAACGCCGCAAGCCAGACGACACTCTTTCGCCGCGAGGGCGCTACTGCTCCCCAACAACTGACCACCTGGGGGTCAGAGAGCGATGCGATTCTATCCCCC from Anaerolineales bacterium carries:
- a CDS encoding glycosyltransferase family 4 protein; this encodes MNILVASGIFHPDPGGPATYLYRLLPELQQRGHSVRVLSYGNAPSSGYPYPVQRIPFGRLPLVGTPIRWLRYALAYQRLARWADVIYLNTFGLPRLSEPPKRTVMKIVGDYAWERSVTRGWLPPDEDVDAFQTRAYAPRVEAYKTLRSRDAVAMDRIIVPSAYLGRMVTGWGVAADKVQVIYNALEGSPAALSATKREARSALGWSGDGHYLFTAARLTAWKGIDHLITALSDVHKVILVVAGEGPDMPRLRGLVHQWGVNTRIQFVGALPREKIPLYLRAADYLALYSGYEGLSHTILEALQMGTPVIASDRGGNPEIIRDGVNGWLVPHPNGDALRETLGKAFHEGRIERLAARTQHGLERFSWVKLVEETVMVLEG
- a CDS encoding LysM peptidoglycan-binding domain-containing protein — protein: MRRDLSGEVLIALIVIGTLGLALAFGLLLTISQTARPTTTPAMGMAGTTVSAAAVTLEMPTEMPTRTPTEIAPSRGTASPTNPATATATATRPSASPTPPPTASQTIAPSAMGRPFATFTVTTRPTQGQSPTASITRTFTATATATGTARVSASPSRQPSATASRTIAATLRPSDTITATPPESRTPTAIPTATPTVGIRFPTAVPLTPTFPPLIIASLLPATPTLPIAMGANATPCQTPPGWAAYIVRAGDTLFGLAARAGVSMTVLVEGNCLGDGRLRAGAVIALPPRFFRVPTATPLPPIPSPEMGGILPGVNVQHCTTAGAKLYSPRPGSTVRGTLILYGEAIMPNFAFYKIELSTEGGDQLWNVGTSPTPVSAGILGTVDTSLFAPGVYWLTLTVVDQTSSYLPPCMVRVALGGGG